The window TAGATTAGTTTCGATTTTCTATTGTTGCGATGCAAAGTTCAGAAGATTTAAATCAAGGGTTGCAAAGGTAGCGACCTCTACTGAAGATCAACGAAATGATTCTGGGCGAGCTATCGATTCTTGCCGAACATTTCCGGAAATAACCGAGGTCGTGAAAGTGACGTATGTACGTCAGTAGTGTGGGCCGACCCGCGTATCGTCGGtacaattctaaaattttttccATTTGATTTCTTGCGGAAAGAGCACTAATACCGCGATACGCAATCATGAATTTTCTTTAGTACAGTTGTAGGAGGACTCGCGAACAAGAAAAGCGGCTCGTTATCGTATGTTCGTCTAACTGGATTGAGACAAATTTCTGCTCTCATACGTGTGTGTTAGGGCCCCGATCAATCTTTAAGTTCACGACCCCACGCTTATTCGATTAATTCAGTTTATTCGTAACAGAATTCACGCTAAATTGATAGCGTTTCGACAATTCTTCTTTTGTGAGGTACATCGCGAGTCATTATCGTCAGGATCGATTACCGTGACCTAACCTTGAAATCACAAATCTTTTCCCCCTGACTGTCCAGAGAATTTCCGAGAAAAATTACAGTTTCCTTTCCTTACAGATTTAGTTCGGTGGTCACCTACGGGTGAATAGAGATGGCCACCCCTCAAACTCCAGGTAAGTAACTTCTTCCTTTGTTTCCAGTGAAATTGACAACCATGTTCCAATTCTTCTGTCATGTTGACAGTAATTACCTAGAGAAGGAAACAGAAACTGTTAACGATTTTCGCTTTAGCaaatattgtttaataaataataagctgTTGTATAATGATTATTACTTTCATTCAGAAAAAATCGTTTAGAGGAATATTATGgaaacataaaagaaaaacatcaaTTATTTCAGGTATGGATCCCTGGATAATTCAACCCAGGGAACGTGCAAGATACAGAGAACAGTTTGACTCGTTAAAGCCGATCAATGGGGTTGTCACTGGAGAGCAAGCAAAAGAATTTTTACTTCAGTCTCAACTTCCACCTCGCATTCTTGGACAGATATGGTATTTGTATTCTGCTTTTATAATTGGTACTTCTATAATTATCATGCTTAtaatgtatttctttttatataggGCTTTATCAGATACAGATGCAGATGGTAAAATGGATATAAATGAATTTAGTATTGCAtgtaaattgattaatttaaaGTTACGTGGCTATGAGATTCCTAAAGCATTACCACCTAGTTTGGTGCAAAGCTTAAAGTCACTTTCTGCTGGTAAGTATAAAATAAGGAGATAGTAAATAATCATGCTTAGTATGTGGAATAATCATAACTTATATGTGTAGGTGATGCTAATGTGACAAACTTAACAAATGGAGCTGCCAATATTCCATCACAAAATAATGTTGCTTCCTTAGTGAATTTATCTGGTATGCCACAAGTTCCAGTACAACCAGTACAATCTTTAATTGGTGGAGTATCCATGCCTGGATCTGTTCCACGTCCTCTTATAGGTCCTCCACCTACAAATGGACCATTGCCAGGCCATGCAATTAGACCTGCCTCACCTATGAATTTACCAGGTAATTATATCATAAATTTTagattaaaatatttgcaacatattattaaaaaaaaaaaaaaacatactatCATAGGAATCATCAAAGTTTTACACTAATGTTAAAAGTTACATTTCACAACAAATATAATCATATTATAGTTAAATTTGCAGCTGGTATGTTTCACAACTAAATATTTCACtatcaaaattaaatcaaagaaATTTGTATCATTGCCAATGTCTGCTTCAACTATGATCATTGCTCATTATAGTTGCTACAATTAAACAACATTTTAATGAACAAGTAGCATTATTTAGCATTACTTTATTTATGCATCATACTACACAGCATCACGACAAAATAGACAGAATGTGGCTGCCACTACACATGCCACAACTCACACAGCGTCAAAACCACCTGCTCGACCTGCACCACCCTCCGTGGGTATGTTAATAAGAAGTGGATGTTCGTgtatgaataattatatttcggTTTTCTtctattcaatttcttttttttttcattgaagcTTGTCGAAGTATTATGATTCTAATTTAAGGCACATTTATTTTCTTGGATGatgtaatcaataattcgaatGTCATATTATGATACGCTATTGTCCATGTCAATTGACATCTtgtatgcaaatttattgttgcATGATAAGTACCGCTATAATCTAATTATTTGTTGTATTATACTTAATTTGACTTACAAGGAAGATtataaaaagttacaaaattctcTGAAACACACAAGATAGAAATTACGAGGTAATAggacatttatatttttaagatATTATGTTTTTATATGGTATTTCTTTACATAATGTAATGTTTGCATTATCATAGGGCATATATCTGTGTTtttgtgtatatatgtatacttttATATCACAGCAAGGAAGATGTGTTACTCGTGTACATTTTACTTTACTATTCTCTTCTTATACATATTTATGTTCACACCTATACAACATTTTatacaataatataatatttgtgcCGCAAAAAAAAGGAATCGTGCCTTCTACAAGTACTGCTACTACCACTACTTCTAGTGGTGGTCCTCCTCAAAGACCTGCACCACCCACAAATATTGGTATGTTTCAAAGTGCaagaagaatttgaaaaatagatACCGATCCCCTTAAGAGTATAATAGACAAAACCGCATGTAAATTTAGATAGTATTTTCTcatgttttaaaattaaattttaaaacaaacaaATGATTCCTTTTTGTATTGTATATCAATACGAAAAGTATTACAATTTCCACTGTATTACATACCATACATTTgtgtaattataaattgattttGCATTTATTGTAATGCTTTCCAATAGTTATAGCTTTTATATGTTATCTCTTCTCTTTTAATCTTTGCTAATGCATATCTGTTATACATTTAGTGTATTTGTAACCCACTCCTTTCTTagttttattgaataattgGAATTTATGTAATTTCAGGAGCAAACTTTTCACCTGTTACCAGTATTCCACCACCAAAACCAGCACCCCCTTCGTTTCCTAACAGCCCGGTCGCGGCTGGAATGTCACCAATGAATGTTCCACCTGTATCTGCTGCAGTTGCTCCTCCAGTTCAACCCCTGCAATCAATGGCTACATCTTCTGCCATAGgtaaaacaataattttctgtttattttcttcttcttttttcttattgattatttatattcttattttatattatacaagGACATCGTTATTAGAAATTTTGTTAAGTTGTCAATGATATTGTATTGTTTCTTTGCAGATTTACTTGACTTTGAGTTGTCAGGTACactataaaaaatgaattcgtagaatatataattttattattttgtatttagtTTCAACtaatatgtaataaaaacttaaatatttttttaatgatttgatttatgttttaatgtaaaatctaatttatataacatttgTGAAATTTTGTAGTGTTAATAAGTATGTAATGATATTAACCAAATTACTTTTCATGAATTTCTGTAGACAATAGAGGTATTGAATCTACTAATTTTGGACTTATACAAAAATATCATTCCTACCTGATTGAGATTGAGcagtttatataattaaattatcgttTGATAATAAAAGTCTTCTTGTTTCTTAAACAGGTATGCCTACAGTAGCGCCAATCGCACCTTTAAATACAAATCCAACTCCTGTAGCTGCTTTTGGTATGGGACAAACAATGCAGATGCAACCACTAGCTACTGGTATGATTGCACCAATTACATCTACTATGATACCATCTGTTGCACCAATGCCTGCTGGTACatattttaatgtacattaaatttaattcaaattgtGGTAATAACTGTGTATTATTTTAGGACCTGGTGTTGTGTCAACTCCTCCAAATGTAGGTTTACCTTTAGtatcagcaacaacagcaaataGTACATTAGTTAACGGTGTAATTGCTCAAACACCGGTATCCACTAGTACACCGTTAAGTACAATCGCACGTCCTCCAAGTATAGATAGGGTGGGCTCGGTTGATTCGCAACATAGTCAGCATTCAGTAGGCTCACCGCAGTCCGTAGAGTGGGCTGTACCTCATCAGACAAAGTTAAAATATACTCAGTTATTCAATACCTGGGACAGGACTCGATCTGGATTTTTGTCTGGCCCTCAAGCAAGAAATATCATGGTGCAATCACAGTTACCACAGAAAGTGTTGGCGCAAATATGGTATAACAATATAACAACATATATTAGAAAGTAACTGATTGAAGGATCTTTCTTAACATTTCTATAGAATGTGATTACATTATTAGGGCGTTAGCGGATATGGATTCAGACGGTCGCTTGAGTTGCGACGAATTCGTATTAGCAATGCATTTGTGTGATTTAGTTAAGATTGGCGAAAAAATACCTGCCACGCTTCCAATAGAACTTATTCCACCTGCGTTCAGGCGCCAGCGACAAAGTAGTTTGACACTCTCACAAGGTGGAACAGAGAATATAGATCCATCGGCTGGTATGCCACAAGTaagtttaattttcattttaaggttttgatttaaaaatcacattttattttatattattttttttttcagacctCTTTCGAGGACAAACGTAAAGAGAATTTTGAGAAAGGTCAAGCTGAGTTAGAACGTAGACGTAAAGCGCTGTTAGAAATTCAACGAAAGGAACAAGAAGAGCGCGAGCGAAAGGAAAGAGAGGAAGCGGAGAAACAAGAGAAAATTAGGTAATTTAATctcatttttcattcaaatgTTTTAGATTAATTATGAAACAATTAATGCAGACTGGAGCAAGAAAGACGTAGGCAAGcagaaattgaaaaacaaatgCAAAGACAAAAGGAAATTGAACAAGAAAAAGAGGAACAACGAAAACGAGTTCAAGAACAAAGAGAAGCGGCACGAAAGCAAGTGAAACTTTGTATAAACGTTTGATGTTCTGAATATGAAATGTTAGCAATGTTTAATGATACAAATTCGATTTATTTTACAGAGAAATGGAAAGACAACGACAGTTAGAATGGGAAAGACAAAAGTCACAAGAGCTTCAAACTCAGAGACAAAAAGAACAAGACGTGTTACTTAAGTTAAAAGCAAAAAATCAAACTTTAACTATCGAGCTTGGAACACTCGTAAGTATTGAAGAAATGATCGTTGAAATAATGAAGTTTTACATAATTCGCCTTTGTGCAGAACGATAAAGTAAAGGAATTATCACAAAAAATTTGTGATACCCGAGTGGGTGTATCTGGTGTAAAAACGACAATCGATGGTATGCGATCAACGCGAGACGCACAGTTACAAGAAATGGCTGCCTTAAAGAATAAACTTCGAGAACAAAACCAAAGATTACTAGCTTTGAGTCAGGAGAAAGCTCGCATTGAAGCAAAGAATAAACTAAATATGGCTATGGAATCAGCCGGTCAAGAAGCTATTAAAATGGCATTTGACAATAAGCAAATTACTCTTAAGcaaatgaaagataaaattgCTGATTTACAGCAACAGGTATATATGAACGTACcaaaatttttatcaatatattggaaatatattaaatttattattattttgtgatACAGATTGAAGCTAGAATGGCtgatatagaaaataataatggtcAGCTTCAAGATATCAACACTCAACTGACAAATTTAATCACTGATTGCAAGGATCTTTACATCACTTTCGAAGacaaaaaattaaaagtctTAGAACTTAGAGCAGGTGGTGTTACTGGAGCTACTACCGACTATACGACTTCCGCGTGGGGTGATAGTGCATGGAACGATACTACAGGATCAGTGGACGATAGTACTTGGCCTGTTGATGATACTACTACAACGAATGCAGTGGAAGAAACTACTCCAGGAGTTATGAAATATAGAGCTCTATATGAATTTGTAGCTAGAAATCAAGATGAAATATCGTTTCAACCCGGTGACATTATCTTGGTAATGTTATAAAAGTATACAAATACAAGAACTTCGTAtaagtacaaaaataaaaaaattaacatgTATTTTAAATAGGTACCTCCTGTTCAAAATACAGAACCAGGTTGGATGGCAGGAGAAATTCGGGGTCATACCGGTTGGTTCCCTGAATCTTACGTAGAACCAGTAGATGCCGGAAGCGGAAATGACAACGCTTTTGTACAACAAGATAGCGTAGAAAAGAGGACTCTAGAGTTAGttgaataaatcaaaattttaattaatttattcggatacatgtaatttatttttctttattttaggGGAATTGCTGAAGTTCCCGAAAATGTATCCGACGCAGGATCCTTAGGTGGCGAACCTCCAATCGTTGAACCTATTATACCTACCCTCGGATTAGGTATAGCCTGTGATTTACAGGCAACAGCTTTGTTTCAGTATCGTCCTACAACAGAGCAGCATCTTCCATTTGAGAAAGGCGATATTATTAAAGTTATTGAACAACAAGTTAGTAtacaaaaatgattatttttgatttgatatttaaaacaaataatgtaCGAGttgttacattttattatttagggTGATTGGTGGTATGGCTCATCTAACAATGGAAGTGGCTGGTTCTCTAAAACATATGTGAAAGAAATTCCTCCTAGTCAACAACCCGTAGTTGTTGATGGTCTTAATGAATATTATATGGCTCTGTATCCGTATGCTTCGGCTGAGCCTGGCGATCTAAACTTTAATCAAGGAGAAGTTATATTGGTTACTAAGAAAGAGGGCGATTGGTGGACAGGAAGTATAGAAGATAGGGTCGGGGTATTCCCTGCTAATTACGTAGAAAAATGCGATGCCCCAAGTCAGGTAAGTTGAATGTTATTTCATATTCTTTGAAATTGTCTTACTGTTATACCTGGTATTTGTTAACGAGTGACGTTTGATTTTGAAGTTTGATGTATGTAACATTAATCAGGATGACCCTATAACTACTAATGTGTCCGAAATAAACACGGATACCACGGTGACTACAGACACAACCACGAGTATTCATGAAACAGCTGCTTCAGTTGCTCAAGCAACATTGGTTTGTAACACTCTAATTCTAATATTTCcaatttgtaattatataaaaatcgtATTTGTCTCAAATTGTAAATAGATACTGTATGTTTTTAAAATGCTTAGTAAATTTAACTTTGCGAGTATTACGTTAGTAGATTGTAAAATATATAGTAAGCTAGACGCCTATGTATCACACGTTTAGCAAACTGAAAAGACTGCTGAACAGCTAGAAGATGAAAGAGCAGCAGCGGAAGATAGAGCAGAATTGCCAGATTTTACAGCAATGGCTGCCCAGCAGGTAATGTTATATTTGCTTATGCTATACATGTAACCTTAGAACATACCTAtagtattaattatttgatgaaatttaattgcTCCCATTTGATTTTTATTGCTGGCATCCTGTTACTGCAGTATTACAAGGTATTTCTCCTTTTATCAAATGTAATTGCTAATTAGCTTATTCCATAACTTACTCCTAACATTTGGCCTTGCAATTtcataaataacaatttaaatttttaatacttgtagaatatgtaatatatatgtaaAAAAAGAATGTGATAAAAATTTAGTATCTCttcataacatatttttttttcaatacagAGAGGAAGGAAACCTGAAATTGTACAAGTCATTGCACCTTATCAAGCTACAAGTTCTGAACAGTTAGATTTACAAAAGGGACAGTTAATAATGATACGTAAAAAGACGGATAGCGGTTGGTGGGAAGGAGAATTACAGgtataattgtttattattcttcgttctaaatttaataattctaaatttctaaattgttATAATCGTCGTATCTTAccatcaattataaaaatatttctataggCGCGTggtaaaaagagacaaattggTTGGTTCCCAGCATCTTATGTTAAACCTTTAACTAGTAGTAGCAATCGAAGTACACCTGTTTCTCATGGATACCAGGACTCTCCTACAGATCCCAATGTTGGTAGGTACCATTAAATTCAGTATAAAACCTTAACACTTTTCAAATGTATTAAATATGAGGTAAAACAGTAACTTACTTTGCTAATGCAGAACGTGTTATGGCATTATATCCATACCAAGCACAAAACGAAGACGAATTAAGCTTCGAGAAAGGTGACGTTATAACCGTGCTTGCAAAACAAGAAGCCGCATGGTGGAAAGGCGAATTAAATGGAGTATCCGGCGTTTTCCCCAGTAATTATGTATCTCCCATGTgtaagtattatttatttttcgtagtttcacatttcatttacataatttaacaTCTTACTTGCTAGAAATGTTCACTAAGAACAGTCATACAGAAATTGTATAACAAACTGATACTATGAAAGTTAGTTGAAATAGTATAGTTATGTAATTTCAACTTTTTATACACGGATAGACGGACGACCGTCAGGTTTATTTTTCATCAGTGGTTTTATTTAATAC is drawn from Osmia lignaria lignaria isolate PbOS001 chromosome 14, iyOsmLign1, whole genome shotgun sequence and contains these coding sequences:
- the Dap160 gene encoding dynamin associated protein 160 isoform X7, yielding MATPQTPGMDPWIIQPRERARYREQFDSLKPINGVVTGEQAKEFLLQSQLPPRILGQIWALSDTDADGKMDINEFSIACKLINLKLRGYEIPKALPPSLVQSLKSLSAGDANVTNLTNGAANIPSQNNVASLVNLSGMPQVPVQPVQSLIGGVSMPGSVPRPLIGPPPTNGPLPGHAIRPASPMNLPASRQNRQNVAATTHATTHTASKPPARPAPPSVGIVPSTSTATTTTSSGGPPQRPAPPTNIGANFSPVTSIPPPKPAPPSFPNSPVAAGMSPMNVPPVSAAVAPPVQPLQSMATSSAIGMPTVAPIAPLNTNPTPVAAFGMGQTMQMQPLATGPGVVSTPPNVGLPLVSATTANSTLVNGVIAQTPVSTSTPLSTIARPPSIDRVGSVDSQHSQHSVGSPQSVEWAVPHQTKLKYTQLFNTWDRTRSGFLSGPQARNIMVQSQLPQKVLAQIWALADMDSDGRLSCDEFVLAMHLCDLVKIGEKIPATLPIELIPPAFRRQRQSSLTLSQGGTENIDPSAGMPQTSFEDKRKENFEKGQAELERRRKALLEIQRKEQEERERKEREEAEKQEKIRLEQERRRQAEIEKQMQRQKEIEQEKEEQRKRVQEQREAARKEMERQRQLEWERQKSQELQTQRQKEQDVLLKLKAKNQTLTIELGTLNDKVKELSQKICDTRVGVSGVKTTIDGMRSTRDAQLQEMAALKNKLREQNQRLLALSQEKARIEAKNKLNMAMESAGQEAIKMAFDNKQITLKQMKDKIADLQQQIEARMADIENNNGQLQDINTQLTNLITDCKDLYITFEDKKLKVLELRAGGVTGATTDYTTSAWGDSAWNDTTGSVDDSTWPVDDTTTTNAVEETTPGVMKYRALYEFVARNQDEISFQPGDIILVPPVQNTEPGWMAGEIRGHTGWFPESYVEPVDAGSGNDNAFVQQDSVEKRTLEGIAEVPENVSDAGSLGGEPPIVEPIIPTLGLGIACDLQATALFQYRPTTEQHLPFEKGDIIKVIEQQGDWWYGSSNNGSGWFSKTYVKEIPPSQQPVVVDGLNEYYMALYPYASAEPGDLNFNQGEVILVTKKEGDWWTGSIEDRVGVFPANYVEKCDAPSQFDVCNINQDDPITTNVSEINTDTTVTTDTTTSIHETAASVAQATLQTEKTAEQLEDERAAAEDRAELPDFTAMAAQQRGRKPEIVQVIAPYQATSSEQLDLQKGQLIMIRKKTDSGWWEGELQARGKKRQIGWFPASYVKPLTSSSNRSTPVSHGYQDSPTDPNVERVMALYPYQAQNEDELSFEKGDVITVLAKQEAAWWKGELNGVSGVFPSNYVSPMSNEMTTDLLMAGLDSMERKRQEYIKELITTEQAYIEDMRLVHEVFEKPLLESLVLTVDEVDKIFVNWRDIIACNDNFLRTLRIRRDNSEGGIVRMIGDILCENIPRMSAYIRFCSCQISAAVYLQRLTETVPEFVKVAHTCQQDPRTKGMPLSSFLIKPMQRITKYPLIIGKILEHTPADHPDRQYLQEALAKAEEFCTQVNEGVREKENSDRLEWLQTHVACDGLEEQLIFNSLTNSLGPRKLLHFGILHKAKSGKELVGFLTNDFLLFAQPTVTKKSLSGGQQFSFERNEHQKFKMYRKPIFLNELSFLGESDTNGTVGLSWGEYTENSSRLLRLRDQKKPIILLAPSPSECSLWTRRLTEARKKFIENEKTRLQRQRSKQAQFGACGRILVTVLEGFNLKTIPGKCNTFCKVSMGSQEERTGVVSGTDCPLWDTSMQFQVKDLLEDTLCITVFDKGYYSPDEFLGRAEIRVADIMRDSRDSCGPIQKRIRLHEVERGIVVLKLDLILFGNR
- the Dap160 gene encoding dynamin associated protein 160 isoform X8, producing MATPQTPGMDPWIIQPRERARYREQFDSLKPINGVVTGEQAKEFLLQSQLPPRILGQIWALSDTDADGKMDINEFSIACKLINLKLRGYEIPKALPPSLVQSLKSLSAGDANVTNLTNGAANIPSQNNVASLVNLSGMPQVPVQPVQSLIGGVSMPGSVPRPLIGPPPTNGPLPGHAIRPASPMNLPASRQNRQNVAATTHATTHTASKPPARPAPPSVGANFSPVTSIPPPKPAPPSFPNSPVAAGMSPMNVPPVSAAVAPPVQPLQSMATSSAIDLLDFELSGMPTVAPIAPLNTNPTPVAAFGMGQTMQMQPLATGMIAPITSTMIPSVAPMPAGPGVVSTPPNVGLPLVSATTANSTLVNGVIAQTPVSTSTPLSTIARPPSIDRVGSVDSQHSQHSVGSPQSVEWAVPHQTKLKYTQLFNTWDRTRSGFLSGPQARNIMVQSQLPQKVLAQIWALADMDSDGRLSCDEFVLAMHLCDLVKIGEKIPATLPIELIPPAFRRQRQSSLTLSQGGTENIDPSAGMPQTSFEDKRKENFEKGQAELERRRKALLEIQRKEQEERERKEREEAEKQEKIRLEQERRRQAEIEKQMQRQKEIEQEKEEQRKRVQEQREAARKEMERQRQLEWERQKSQELQTQRQKEQDVLLKLKAKNQTLTIELGTLNDKVKELSQKICDTRVGVSGVKTTIDGMRSTRDAQLQEMAALKNKLREQNQRLLALSQEKARIEAKNKLNMAMESAGQEAIKMAFDNKQITLKQMKDKIADLQQQIEARMADIENNNGQLQDINTQLTNLITDCKDLYITFEDKKLKVLELRAGGVTGATTDYTTSAWGDSAWNDTTGSVDDSTWPVDDTTTTNAVEETTPGVMKYRALYEFVARNQDEISFQPGDIILVPPVQNTEPGWMAGEIRGHTGWFPESYVEPVDAGSGNDNAFVQQDSVEKRTLEGIAEVPENVSDAGSLGGEPPIVEPIIPTLGLGIACDLQATALFQYRPTTEQHLPFEKGDIIKVIEQQGDWWYGSSNNGSGWFSKTYVKEIPPSQQPVVVDGLNEYYMALYPYASAEPGDLNFNQGEVILVTKKEGDWWTGSIEDRVGVFPANYVEKCDAPSQFDVCNINQDDPITTNVSEINTDTTVTTDTTTSIHETAASVAQATLQTEKTAEQLEDERAAAEDRAELPDFTAMAAQQRGRKPEIVQVIAPYQATSSEQLDLQKGQLIMIRKKTDSGWWEGELQARGKKRQIGWFPASYVKPLTSSSNRSTPVSHGYQDSPTDPNVERVMALYPYQAQNEDELSFEKGDVITVLAKQEAAWWKGELNGVSGVFPSNYVSPMSNEMTTDLLMAGLDSMERKRQEYIKELITTEQAYIEDMRLVHEVFEKPLLESLVLTVDEVDKIFVNWRDIIACNDNFLRTLRIRRDNSEGGIVRMIGDILCENIPRMSAYIRFCSCQISAAVYLQRLTETVPEFVKVAHTCQQDPRTKGMPLSSFLIKPMQRITKYPLIIGKILEHTPADHPDRQYLQEALAKAEEFCTQVNEGVREKENSDRLEWLQTHVACDGLEEQLIFNSLTNSLGPRKLLHFGILHKAKSGKELVGFLTNDFLLFAQPTVTKKSLSGGQQFSFERNEHQKFKMYRKPIFLNELSFLGESDTNGTVGLSWGEYTENSSRLLRLRDQKKPIILLAPSPSECSLWTRRLTEARKKFIENEKTRLQRQRSKQAQFGACGRILVTVLEGFNLKTIPGKCNTFCKVSMGSQEERTGVVSGTDCPLWDTSMQFQVKDLLEDTLCITVFDKGYYSPDEFLGRAEIRVADIMRDSRDSCGPIQKRIRLHEVERGIVVLKLDLILFGNR